From Amphritea atlantica, a single genomic window includes:
- the pssA gene encoding CDP-diacylglycerol--serine O-phosphatidyltransferase: MNDPQGNKPEQSDQPDHEQAGPKPRSRGIYLLPNLFTTGALFCGFYAVVAGMNGVFDNAAIAIFVAMVLDGLDGRVARLTNTQSAFGAEYDSLSDMVSFGVAPALVTFSWALSGAGKFGWFCAFIYVAGAALRLARFNTQIGSVDKRYFIGLPSPAAAASIAGLVWACVEFDIDVSSFVFPIAIYVALMGVLMVSNVLYYSFKDVDPKGKIPFMILLVIVLTIGVISISPPIFLWLLLLGYTLSGPVLWLLRKRKHSPVN, encoded by the coding sequence ATGAATGACCCACAGGGAAACAAACCGGAACAATCTGATCAGCCAGACCATGAACAGGCGGGCCCCAAGCCAAGAAGCAGGGGGATCTATCTGCTGCCAAATCTGTTCACCACCGGAGCGCTGTTTTGTGGTTTCTACGCAGTAGTCGCCGGAATGAACGGTGTCTTTGATAATGCGGCAATTGCGATTTTCGTGGCGATGGTACTGGATGGTCTGGATGGCCGTGTAGCACGCCTCACCAATACCCAGAGTGCGTTTGGTGCGGAATATGACTCTCTGTCTGATATGGTCTCTTTTGGTGTGGCTCCGGCGCTGGTGACGTTTAGTTGGGCGCTCAGTGGTGCCGGCAAGTTTGGCTGGTTCTGTGCATTTATTTATGTCGCCGGAGCGGCTCTGCGACTGGCACGCTTTAATACCCAGATTGGCTCAGTCGATAAACGATACTTTATCGGTTTGCCCAGTCCCGCGGCAGCTGCTTCCATCGCCGGTTTAGTCTGGGCTTGTGTCGAGTTCGATATCGATGTCAGCAGCTTTGTTTTTCCCATCGCTATCTACGTTGCGCTGATGGGTGTGCTGATGGTCAGTAATGTACTTTACTATAGTTTTAAGGACGTCGATCCGAAGGGTAAGATTCCGTTTATGATCCTGCTGGTGATAGTGCTGACGATCGGTGTTATCTCAATCAGTCCGCCTATTTTTCTCTGGCTGCTGTTGCTGGGTTATACCCTTTCTGGTCCGGTTCTCTGGTTGCTGCGTAAACGTAAACACTCACCCGTTAACTAG
- the msrP gene encoding protein-methionine-sulfoxide reductase catalytic subunit MsrP, with translation MDRYSRGKTHPIKSSEITPESVYRERRRFMQAALSVAAIPMVGLPSLADAADYDIPADLPRYKGPQWLQPKLADALRNSALSTRETLAPYYHAITHNNFYEFGTDKRDPVRYAQKFKTDPWKVEISGEVARPGNYDLEDILAPHALEDRVYRLRCVEAWSMVIPWLGFPLADLIKRFEPTTKAKYVQFTTILDKEQMSEQRSSFGTIDWPYVEGLRMDEAMNPLTLMAVGMYGNALPPQNGAPLRLVVPWKYGFKSIKSIVRIHFSETMPETSWNITAPDEYGFYANVNPEVDHPRWTQATERRLPSGLLTPNIIDTLPFNGYADQVAHLYKGMDLTKWF, from the coding sequence TTGGACAGGTATTCGAGGGGTAAAACACACCCGATAAAGTCATCTGAGATTACCCCCGAGTCGGTTTATCGGGAGCGGCGTCGTTTTATGCAAGCGGCGCTGTCCGTTGCTGCCATTCCAATGGTAGGCCTGCCGTCACTGGCAGATGCGGCAGACTATGATATTCCAGCCGATCTGCCCCGTTATAAAGGGCCTCAGTGGCTGCAACCTAAACTGGCGGATGCGCTGCGCAACAGCGCCTTGTCCACCCGTGAAACGCTGGCTCCCTACTACCACGCAATTACCCATAATAACTTTTATGAGTTTGGTACCGATAAGCGGGATCCGGTGCGATATGCTCAAAAGTTTAAGACGGATCCCTGGAAAGTTGAAATAAGTGGCGAAGTGGCCCGGCCAGGCAATTATGATCTTGAAGATATCCTTGCTCCTCATGCCTTGGAAGACAGGGTGTATCGGTTACGCTGTGTTGAGGCCTGGTCGATGGTTATTCCCTGGCTTGGCTTCCCGCTGGCGGATCTGATTAAGCGTTTCGAACCCACCACCAAAGCGAAGTATGTGCAATTCACGACAATTCTCGATAAGGAGCAGATGTCTGAACAGCGGAGCTCCTTTGGCACGATTGATTGGCCTTATGTAGAAGGGCTGCGTATGGATGAGGCGATGAACCCTCTGACGCTGATGGCTGTTGGTATGTATGGTAATGCGCTGCCGCCTCAGAACGGTGCGCCGCTTCGCCTGGTGGTGCCCTGGAAGTATGGTTTTAAATCGATTAAATCGATTGTGCGTATCCACTTCAGCGAAACGATGCCAGAAACCAGCTGGAATATCACCGCGCCGGATGAATATGGTTTTTACGCCAATGTAAATCCGGAGGTTGACCATCCCCGGTGGACCCAGGCTACCGAGCGCCGGTTACCCTCTGGGCTGTTAACGCCCAATATTATTGATACGCTGCCATTCAATGGTTATGCCGATCA